Genomic window (Apis cerana isolate GH-2021 linkage group LG1, AcerK_1.0, whole genome shotgun sequence):
tatttaaaattttaattttatatcaagatttttataaataagaaatttatatactataatttatatatataatttatacatatatataatcttatatatatataatttatatatatatatattacatatatataatatatataatctaatttatataatttatacatatatataatctttatattaatcaatcttaaaaaatctattttttttaaattggtattctaattattttttatataattatatgtaattaataaattagtagACATATTTAAGACATTTTTAGAAgtgcaatattaaaataatatacaaaaatatctttcttttgaaGTGTGAATTCATATTACTGtaacatatttgtatattgaaaaaaggaatgaatgtaataataatttagtattttttttacaacctTATaccattatataaatctttgtatttatttttatatatgggttaagtaaagatatttttaaatcaataaacatttcttttagaaaataaaatttttatttaatctttatttaattaaatattaaaaaaaattaacagtttattttttttctcctctataAATAACGACATTCTTATCAGTTTCAAAAATCTTAACTTCATATAAAAGATCTGAATTtggcataattttttttaattcattaaaaacatAGACGGCTACATTTTCAGTAgtagaaatgatatttttaaaataaggtACATCtttatccaaatttttatgatctaATTGGTccattaatacttttttcatgtataattttaaatctgatATATTCATAACCATACCTGTTGTAGAATCCACAGGTCCACATACAGTCACTTCAACTAAAATAaagtctaataaaaatttgtacatataataataataataataattacctgTATAATTATGACCATGTCCCCAATAATTGTTAcattttccatatatttttttattttcctcttcAGTTAAATTTTcactgaaaaatattctcgtttattaaatagaaaattttagatagaaataaataatacaatatatctatttacttGTGTAAACGGTGACAGCTGGATATTACTTCTTTTCTTGTTAAATAAGCGATTGGGCGTTCCatgtatattcttaatataatttcttaaaattttaaatatggaaaattcaaaaaaaattattcaagattattcaaaaaaatcactcaattattattcgtttattatgtgtatatattttaaaattattaatatacgatGTCTTtagttgtttaaataatttatttacaaaatataattttttttcattaattatctaataaaataataaatgaactttggatttaaaaaaatttaatccctTTAGCGACAAAAGTTTAGTGCAAGATGAAATTATGTTGCCATTTGTCATTCAATAGATGGTATGAATgacatgtatttaaaaaagtttaaataatttattaattttattctttttataataataacaaatatacattttgatatttaataatatgattaaaataaaaaagatattttagttatacaaaatttttttttgatatataacaaaatttttcgtaacaaaatctttatattatttctttctttcaaatactatatgcatatatacaaaaaatcaagaatttaatgaaagataatgaaaaaacaatctatttctgatttttaattgattagttaatatttatttgaatattattaattatatatacaaaataaattatttttacttatataaataaaaatatatattaaaaaaattgcaagaatTGTAGACCTCTGTTGGCATGTCAGATGAACTAGTAAATCTAAACGTCTGGGGATGATACCGGTAACGCCCTagatcttataataattaatcatctcACGGAATGTGCAATGTTTAatgtatattgatataaaaaacacaaaatatccgtttaaataatcatattgaaaaatggaTAGTAAAGGCAGAAAGATTATTGTTTGTGATAACGGAACAGGGGTAAggttatacttttatttttatttcttgatttctatttatcttacatattttatcttatgtatttttcttcttgttacTAACAAGATAGCATTATTTTGTAGTTTGTAAAATGTGGATATGCAGGAGCAAATTTTCCAGCACACATATTTCCATCTATAGTTGGACGTCCTATTATCAGAGCTGTCAATAAAATAGGAGACATTGATGTgaaggtatattttttaatttttcaacaataataatgtataatatttattatatttttaattaattatttaaaaaatagttataaacataaaaaaatagtcataatctataattaatatttgtttttttatatttaatatgtattttctatgttattaaaatatattgcatattttctttaaaataaaataaattttcattctatttaaaaaaaaattaaaaattgaattgaatatgaatataaatataaatataaatataaataatcttaaatttgaaaagtttgtttaat
Coding sequences:
- the LOC108002032 gene encoding 6-pyruvoyl tetrahydrobiopterin synthase, with translation MERPIAYLTRKEVISSCHRLHNENLTEEENKKIYGKCNNYWGHGHNYTVEVTVCGPVDSTTGMVMNISDLKLYMKKVLMDQLDHKNLDKDVPYFKNIISTTENVAVYVFNELKKIMPNSDLLYEVKIFETDKNVVIYRGEKK